A window of Castanea sativa cultivar Marrone di Chiusa Pesio chromosome 1, ASM4071231v1 contains these coding sequences:
- the LOC142621832 gene encoding uncharacterized protein LOC142621832, translated as MTTVVPTSEEDPALAVVRFTSELAWADAGPEVAERQVSTLCMEAQECIVMNKWLELASLMLTSADLIFSKVSEKDLECIFTVICNLVTKSESPDEELEMAKLISAKITHQPNEKPALRLKIVFNLYNLLGNPYSRFHVYMNALNLALNGKATEHIVPSFRKIDSFLKEWGIGISDQRDLFLTISNVLKENKSSGKESFKFLTKYLATFSGEDAHTMSEAKEEAVRTIVEFVKAPDMFQCDLLDMPAVGQLEKDAKYASVYQLLKIFLTQRLDAYLEFQAANSTSLKSYGLVHEDCITKMRLMSLVDLASDESGQIPYALIRDTLRINDDEVELWVVKAISAKLIDCKMDQMNQVVIVSRCTERVFGQHQWQTLKTKLSTWRGNIASVISTIQANRITEDGSQAMQGLMIR; from the exons ATGACGACTGTGGTCCCCACCTCCGAAGAAGATCCCGCCCTCGCCGTCGTCCGATTCACTTCCGAGCTCGCCTGGGCCGACGCCGGCCCTGAG GTTGCCGAGCGGCAAGTTTCTACGCTGTGTATGGAAGCTCAAGAATGCATCGTAATGAACAAGTGGCTCGAGTTGGCGTCACTTATGCTCACGTCTGCTGACTTGATATTCTCAAAGGTTTCCGAGAAAG ATCTTGAATGCATCTTTACTGTTATCTGCAATCTTGTTACGAAGTCTGAAAGTCCAGATGAAGAGCTTGAGATGGCAAAGCTTATATCAGCAAAAATTACTcatcaaccaaatgaaaaaCCTGCATTGCGCTTAAAGAT TGTGTTCAACCTGTATAATCTACTGGGGAATCCATACAGCCGGTTCCATGTTTACATGAATGCCCTAAATTTGGCACTCAATGGGAAAGCCACTGAGCATATTGTACCTTCATTCAGAAAGATTGATAGCTTCCTCAAAGAGTGGGGTATTGGGATCTCGGATCAGCGGGACCTTTTTCTGACCATATCTAatgttttgaaagaaaataaaag CTCTGGAAAGGAGTCCTTCAAATTCCTGACCAAATACTTAGCAACTTTTTCTGGTGAAGATGCACATACAATGAGTGAAGCCAAGGAGGAAGCTGTGCGCACAATTGTGGAATTTGTGAAGGCACCTGACATGTTTCAG TGTGATTTGCTAGATATGCCTGCTGTGGGGCAGTTGGAGAAGGATGCTAAATATGCATCAGTGTATCAGCTTCTGAAGATCTTTCTGACTCAGAGACTTGATGCCTATTTGGAGTTCCAGGCTGCAAATTCTACTTCACTTAAAAGCTATG GTCTTGTCCATGAAGACTGTATCACGAAAATGCGATTAATGTCATTGGTGGATCTTGCTTCAGATGAATCTGGCCAGATTCCATATGCTCTCATAAGAGATACACTGAGG ATCAATGATGATGAGGTGGAATTATGGGTGGTTAAGGCAATAAGTGCCAAGTTAATTGACTGTAAAATGGACCAGATGAATCAAGTTGTTATTGTGAG CCGTTGTACTGAGCGTGTTTTTGGGCAGCATCAGTGGCAAACACTTAAAACGAAGCTTTCAACATGGAGG GGTAATATTGCAAGCGTCATCAGCACTATTCAAGCCAACAGGATCACTGAAGATGGGTCACAGGCAATGCAAGGCTTGATGATCCGTTGA
- the LOC142616346 gene encoding protein SPIRAL1-like 2, with protein sequence MGRGRGVNAVGGQSSLGYLFGSGETTSNAQPAQNQGPEANNGPSQKTTAAASQPIEKHIAAGVPAYLTNNYFRADGQNCGNFITNRPSTKVQSAPGGASSLGYLFGGVGD encoded by the exons atgggACGTGGACGTGGTGTTAACGCTGTTGGTGGACAGAGTTCTTTGGGTTACCTATTTGGAAGTGGAGAGACCACTAGCAATGCCCAACCTGCTCAGAACCAAGGGCCAGAAGCAAACAATGGACCTTCTCAGAAGACTACTGCTGCTGCTTCACAACCAATTGAAAAGCATATTGCAGCAGGTGTTCCAGCGTATCTTACAAACAATTACTTCCGGGCAGATGGGCAGAATTGTGGCAACTTTATCACG AATCGACCGTCTACCAAAGTTCAATCTGCTCCCGGTGGTGCATCTTCACTGGGTTACCTCTTTGGTGGTGTTGGGGACTGA